The following coding sequences are from one Rathayibacter sp. SW19 window:
- the rapZ gene encoding RNase adapter RapZ → MTAEPEQLQEVLIVTGMSGAGRSTVANALEDLDWYVVDNLPPQMLRPLVELASRAGSTLPRIAAVVDVRGRNFFSDLQDIIHSLRVGTQVRVVFLEATDAVLVRRFESVRRPHPLQGDGTLLDGISLERTRLREIRESSDIIIDTSDLNIHQLATTITETFAAENTAGVQVTVMSFGFKYGLPSDADNVADARFLPNPFWIPTLRSLTGLDEDVRTFVFEQAGTEEFLVNYERALEPVLAGYQRENKRHAVIAIGCTGGKHRSVALVEELASRLEHLPGVAVNTKHRDLGRE, encoded by the coding sequence ATGACCGCGGAACCGGAGCAACTGCAAGAAGTACTGATCGTCACGGGCATGTCAGGGGCCGGGCGGTCCACTGTCGCGAACGCGCTCGAGGACCTCGACTGGTACGTCGTCGACAACCTTCCGCCGCAAATGTTGCGGCCGCTGGTCGAACTGGCAAGCCGTGCCGGCTCAACCCTGCCGAGGATCGCAGCGGTCGTCGATGTTCGCGGGCGCAATTTCTTCTCGGACTTGCAGGACATCATCCACTCCCTGCGGGTGGGCACCCAAGTGCGGGTGGTGTTTCTCGAGGCAACGGACGCTGTTCTCGTTCGCCGTTTCGAGTCAGTCCGGCGCCCCCACCCGCTCCAGGGCGACGGAACGCTCCTTGATGGGATCAGCCTCGAGCGCACACGACTGCGGGAAATCCGCGAGTCGAGCGACATCATCATCGACACCTCCGACCTGAATATCCACCAATTGGCCACGACCATCACCGAAACATTTGCGGCCGAGAACACCGCTGGCGTGCAGGTGACGGTGATGAGCTTCGGCTTCAAGTACGGCCTACCGTCGGATGCTGACAACGTCGCGGATGCCCGCTTCCTGCCGAACCCATTCTGGATTCCGACGTTGCGGTCGCTGACCGGGCTCGACGAAGATGTGCGCACCTTCGTTTTCGAGCAGGCAGGCACAGAGGAATTCCTTGTCAACTACGAGCGGGCACTAGAACCCGTGCTGGCCGGCTATCAGCGCGAGAACAAACGACACGCCGTGATCGCGATAGGCTGCACGGGGGGAAAACACCGCTCCGTCGCGCTCGTCGAAGAGCTGGCGTCCCGACTGGAGCATCTCCCCGGCGTCGCCGTCAACACGAAACATCGCGACCTCGGCCGAGAGTGA
- the uvrC gene encoding excinuclease ABC subunit UvrC: MSDAVGYRPKAGEIPTGPGVYRFRDENRRVLYVGKAKNLRARLSNYFAPLASLHERTRRMVTTATSVEWTVVANEFEALQLEFTWIKEFNPPFNVQFRDDKTYPYLAVTMGEEVPRVMVTRNKHQKGTRYFGPYTKVWAIRETVDLMLKVFPMRSCSDSVYRRAELTGRPCLLGDIGKCVAPCVGRVTKEEHRAVADDFVSFIAGNDTHYVHELEDRMRAAAEAQEYEAAARFRDNLGALRAVMEKTAIVLSDHVDADVFGIADDELAAAVQQFIVRGGRIRGVRSWVVDKELDVTRADLVETVLQNAYEDDSVPPREVLVPELPDDAEELELWLAARRHEAIDQQTGRVLSGGRVRIKVAQRGEKAALALTAELNAKNALMLYKTRRSADFVTRSQALADIRDGLGMEQAPLRMECYDVSHLSGTNIVASMVVFEDGLPRKDQYRRFSIPSSTDDTESIYQVISRRLAYLKEPGPSASSGTEEAHSGTEEAHSGTDEAHSGTEEVRPVGKFAYPPQLLIVDGGQPQVAAAARALRESGVTGIQLAGIAKRLEELWLPDSDYPVILPRNSDALFMIQRIRDEAHRFAITYQRARRKRDIASVLGEIPGLGPTRVRELLRHFGSVAQLKKADIAGITQVPGIGSALATTIHDALHGG; this comes from the coding sequence ATGAGCGACGCCGTCGGTTATCGACCCAAGGCCGGTGAGATCCCCACCGGCCCCGGTGTGTACCGTTTCCGGGACGAGAACAGGCGCGTCCTCTATGTTGGCAAGGCGAAGAACCTACGTGCACGCCTGAGCAACTATTTCGCCCCGTTGGCCAGCCTGCACGAACGAACTCGGCGCATGGTGACCACGGCAACGAGCGTCGAATGGACCGTCGTCGCCAACGAGTTCGAAGCGCTCCAACTCGAATTCACCTGGATCAAAGAGTTCAATCCACCCTTCAACGTCCAATTTCGCGACGACAAGACGTACCCGTACCTCGCCGTCACCATGGGGGAGGAGGTGCCGCGGGTCATGGTGACCCGCAACAAGCATCAGAAAGGCACCCGCTACTTCGGCCCGTACACGAAGGTCTGGGCGATTCGGGAAACCGTCGATCTCATGCTCAAGGTGTTTCCGATGCGCAGCTGCTCAGACAGCGTGTATCGCCGTGCCGAATTGACGGGTCGGCCGTGTCTGCTCGGCGACATCGGCAAATGCGTCGCCCCGTGTGTCGGCCGGGTCACGAAGGAGGAACACCGTGCGGTCGCCGACGACTTCGTCTCATTCATCGCCGGCAACGACACTCACTATGTCCACGAACTCGAAGACCGGATGCGCGCCGCTGCAGAAGCGCAGGAATACGAGGCAGCCGCTCGCTTTCGCGACAATCTTGGGGCCTTGCGCGCCGTCATGGAAAAGACCGCCATCGTTCTCTCAGACCATGTCGACGCGGATGTCTTCGGAATCGCGGACGACGAACTCGCGGCCGCTGTTCAGCAGTTCATTGTGCGAGGCGGTCGCATCCGCGGCGTGCGTAGTTGGGTGGTCGACAAAGAACTGGACGTGACGCGGGCCGACCTCGTCGAGACGGTGCTGCAGAACGCCTATGAAGACGACTCTGTGCCGCCGCGCGAGGTGCTCGTGCCGGAGTTGCCGGACGACGCCGAGGAATTGGAGCTCTGGCTGGCCGCACGTCGGCACGAGGCCATCGACCAGCAGACCGGACGCGTGCTATCAGGCGGTCGGGTGCGGATCAAGGTCGCGCAGCGGGGCGAGAAGGCGGCTCTGGCTCTGACTGCAGAACTCAACGCCAAGAACGCGTTGATGCTGTACAAGACGCGGCGCAGTGCAGACTTCGTCACGCGCTCGCAGGCACTTGCCGACATCCGAGACGGGCTCGGCATGGAGCAGGCGCCATTGCGAATGGAATGCTACGACGTCTCACACCTGAGCGGCACCAATATCGTCGCATCGATGGTCGTATTCGAAGACGGCCTGCCGCGCAAAGATCAGTACCGCCGGTTCAGCATTCCATCCTCCACAGACGACACGGAATCGATCTATCAGGTCATCTCGCGTCGGCTGGCCTATCTGAAGGAGCCGGGCCCTTCGGCAAGCTCAGGGACCGAAGAGGCACACTCGGGGACCGAAGAGGCACACTCGGGGACCGACGAGGCACACTCAGGGACCGAAGAAGTGCGTCCTGTCGGTAAGTTCGCCTATCCGCCGCAGCTGTTGATCGTCGACGGCGGGCAGCCGCAGGTCGCGGCGGCGGCGCGTGCGCTCAGGGAGTCCGGCGTCACCGGCATACAACTGGCCGGCATCGCCAAGCGACTCGAAGAGCTGTGGCTGCCGGACTCCGACTACCCGGTGATTCTGCCGCGCAACAGCGATGCACTCTTCATGATTCAACGCATCCGCGATGAGGCACACCGATTCGCGATCACCTATCAACGTGCGCGGCGTAAGCGCGACATCGCATCCGTCCTCGGCGAGATCCCGGGCCTCGGCCCCACCCGCGTTCGAGAACTCCTGCGTCATTTCGGGTCGGTCGCACAGCTGAAGAAGGCGGACATCGCCGGGATCACCCAGGTCCCCGGCATCGGCAGCGCGCTGGCCACGACAATCCATGACGCTCTACACGGCGGTTGA
- the uvrA gene encoding excinuclease ABC subunit UvrA produces the protein MSVTQVQSQAKLSVRGARVHNLRNIDLEIPRDALVVFTGLSGSGKSSLAFDTIFAEGQRRYVESLSAYARQFLGQVDRPDVDFIEGLSPAVSIDQKSTNRNPRSTVGTITEIYDYMRLLWARIGIPHCPVCGEKIQRQTVQQIADQLMELEAGTRYLILSPMVKQKKGEFVDLFAELGASGYARALVDGEQIQLSDPPTLKKQYKHDISVVVDRLVAGPDILGRLTDSLETALGLTDGLIEVSFVDRQGADASRNFSEKLSCPNNHPIQLTEIEPRTFSFNAPFGACPECSGLGTRMSVDEDLLLGDTSLSIAEGVILPWTTQGKGLFQYYEKLLDGLARDLHFDLETPWKKLPQAIQNAVLRGDNFEVKVKWRNRYGREMSYTSGFEGVVPYIERQYLQAETDTQRQRWAEYLREVPCQVCGGKRLKPEVLAVLVHGKSIADVAFLSLADARVFMNKLVLTEREQKIAAQVLREIKVRLDFLIQVGLNYLSMARAAATLSGGEAQRIRLATQIGSGLTGVLYVLDEPSIGLHQRDNRRLIETLIALRDLGNTLIVVEHDEDTIRTADWIVDIGPGAGVNGGRVVHSGSFEDLVANTASLTGDYLAGRRSIETPSTRRPIDPERKITVVGAQANNLKKVTVDFPLGTFIAVTGVSGSGKSSLVNDVLYRVLANKLNGARKLPGKHTRVTGLENLDKVVHVDQAPIGRTPRSNPATYTGVFDRIRTLFSETLEAKSRGYLPGRFSFNVKGGRCEACSGDGTIKIEMNFLPDVYVACEVCGGARYNRDTLSVRYKGKNIAEVLDMPIAEAAEFFEPISAIHRYLKTLVEVGLGYVRLGQSATTLSGGEAQRVKLATELQRRSNGRSVYVLDEPTTGLHFEDVRKLLMVLNGLLDKGNTVIVIEHNLDVIKSADWVIDLGPEGGAGGGRVIATGTPEQVAHAKGSFTGVFLKEILEGDSEHLERKSA, from the coding sequence GTGTCAGTAACTCAGGTGCAATCCCAGGCAAAATTGAGTGTGCGCGGTGCCCGCGTGCACAATCTGCGCAATATCGATCTGGAGATTCCGCGAGACGCGTTGGTCGTTTTCACCGGGTTGTCCGGGTCGGGCAAATCGTCACTCGCGTTCGACACGATCTTCGCGGAAGGGCAACGCCGCTACGTCGAGTCACTGTCCGCATATGCGCGCCAGTTCCTGGGACAGGTTGATCGGCCCGATGTCGATTTCATCGAAGGACTGAGCCCCGCCGTCTCGATCGACCAGAAGTCGACAAACCGCAATCCGCGCTCAACTGTCGGCACGATCACCGAGATTTACGACTACATGCGCCTGCTCTGGGCCCGTATCGGCATACCGCACTGCCCTGTTTGCGGCGAGAAGATCCAGCGCCAGACCGTGCAGCAAATCGCCGACCAGTTGATGGAACTGGAAGCAGGAACGCGCTACCTGATCCTCAGCCCGATGGTGAAGCAGAAGAAGGGCGAGTTCGTCGATCTCTTCGCCGAACTCGGCGCAAGCGGCTACGCCCGTGCCCTGGTCGACGGAGAGCAGATCCAGCTCAGCGACCCGCCGACTCTGAAGAAACAATACAAACATGACATCTCGGTCGTCGTCGACCGCCTCGTCGCCGGCCCCGACATCCTCGGCCGCCTCACCGACTCGCTCGAGACCGCGCTCGGCCTGACCGACGGTCTGATCGAGGTCAGCTTCGTCGACAGGCAGGGGGCGGATGCGTCGCGCAATTTCAGCGAGAAGCTCTCCTGCCCGAACAACCATCCGATCCAGCTGACCGAGATCGAACCCCGCACGTTCTCGTTCAACGCCCCGTTCGGAGCCTGCCCGGAGTGCTCCGGTCTCGGAACCAGGATGTCAGTGGACGAGGACCTGCTCCTCGGCGATACGTCGTTGAGCATTGCTGAGGGTGTCATCCTGCCCTGGACCACACAGGGCAAGGGGCTGTTCCAGTATTACGAGAAGCTGCTCGATGGGCTTGCACGCGATCTGCACTTCGATCTGGAGACCCCGTGGAAAAAACTGCCGCAGGCCATCCAGAACGCTGTGCTGCGGGGCGACAACTTCGAAGTCAAGGTCAAGTGGCGCAACCGGTACGGCAGGGAAATGAGCTACACGTCCGGGTTCGAAGGCGTGGTGCCGTACATCGAACGACAGTATTTACAGGCTGAAACAGACACGCAACGCCAGCGTTGGGCCGAATACCTGCGAGAGGTGCCGTGCCAGGTGTGCGGCGGCAAACGGTTGAAGCCCGAAGTGCTCGCCGTGCTCGTGCACGGCAAAAGCATCGCGGATGTCGCGTTCCTCAGCCTTGCCGACGCCCGCGTGTTCATGAACAAACTCGTCCTCACCGAGCGCGAGCAAAAGATCGCAGCTCAGGTGCTTCGTGAGATCAAGGTACGGTTGGACTTCCTGATCCAGGTCGGCCTGAATTATCTGAGCATGGCGCGCGCAGCGGCCACATTGTCGGGTGGCGAAGCGCAACGCATCCGGTTGGCCACCCAGATCGGCTCCGGTTTGACCGGCGTTCTGTATGTGCTCGACGAGCCGTCGATCGGCCTTCATCAGCGCGACAATCGCCGATTGATCGAGACGTTGATCGCCTTGCGCGATCTCGGCAACACTCTGATCGTCGTCGAACACGACGAAGACACCATCCGCACGGCTGATTGGATTGTCGACATCGGCCCCGGTGCAGGAGTCAACGGTGGTCGGGTCGTGCACTCCGGGTCGTTCGAGGATCTGGTGGCCAACACCGCATCGCTCACAGGAGACTATCTAGCGGGCCGGAGGTCGATTGAGACGCCCAGCACCCGCAGGCCGATCGATCCGGAGCGAAAGATTACGGTCGTCGGTGCACAAGCCAACAACTTGAAGAAGGTCACAGTCGACTTCCCGCTCGGCACCTTCATCGCCGTCACCGGGGTCAGCGGCTCCGGCAAGTCGTCCCTCGTCAACGATGTGCTCTACCGGGTGCTGGCCAACAAGCTGAACGGTGCACGCAAGTTGCCGGGCAAGCACACCAGGGTCACCGGGCTCGAAAACCTCGACAAAGTCGTGCACGTCGATCAGGCGCCGATCGGGCGTACGCCGCGCTCCAACCCCGCCACGTACACCGGCGTTTTCGACCGAATTCGTACGCTCTTCTCCGAGACACTCGAGGCCAAGTCGCGCGGATATCTGCCCGGGCGATTCAGTTTCAATGTCAAGGGTGGTCGTTGCGAGGCGTGCTCCGGTGATGGAACGATCAAGATCGAGATGAATTTCCTGCCTGATGTGTACGTCGCCTGCGAGGTGTGTGGAGGGGCGCGTTACAACCGGGACACGCTCTCCGTGCGCTACAAAGGAAAGAACATCGCGGAGGTGCTCGACATGCCGATCGCAGAGGCAGCCGAATTCTTCGAACCGATCTCGGCCATCCACCGCTATCTGAAAACGTTGGTCGAAGTCGGTCTCGGGTATGTTCGCCTCGGCCAAAGCGCGACCACGCTCTCCGGCGGCGAGGCGCAGCGGGTCAAGCTCGCGACTGAGCTTCAGCGTCGCTCGAACGGTCGCAGCGTGTACGTCTTGGACGAACCAACGACCGGGTTGCACTTCGAAGATGTGCGCAAGCTGCTGATGGTTTTGAACGGTTTGCTCGACAAGGGCAACACCGTCATCGTCATCGAGCACAACCTCGATGTGATCAAGTCCGCCGACTGGGTGATCGACCTCGGCCCAGAAGGCGGAGCCGGCGGTGGCCGGGTGATCGCCACAGGAACACCTGAACAGGTTGCCCACGCGAAGGGCAGTTTCACCGGAGTGTTCCTCAAAGAAATCCTCGAGGGGGATTCGGAACACCTCGAACGCAAGAGCGCATGA
- a CDS encoding DUF58 domain-containing protein — protein sequence MTADSDHDALPPTEQSAPEQSAPEQSAPEQSVPDAEYAPVWRLSAAAPAAVAVALLLCAGGVLFSRLELVLLALPLLISAALAWEKRPPGAHAVQLRAQLSALPDRSSLGYTIALRMPEPAEQVQLRLTGLGEPIGDVLIGRVGAAAVHGVVPLVHSGPQEFLRIEHRLIGADAGFISNIGPSVIVSRVIEPKYDPVSSLPVPPVLHGLTGTHPSRRAGDGGEFRDIHPFVPGDRLRRIDWKATARRGSESGELYVRRTTADADATVLLVLDSRDDIGENVDAWGTTSPLAQGLGSMDIARQAAASLAAGYIRVGDRVGFHDLASSARAVQHGSGSRHLARLVRAIEQAGPSGPVLYRVRPPIVVTGALIYVLSTFLDDEAGRMATLWRGAGHRVIAVDVLPAARLKHLTREQLVAHRIVLMERADRVRALERIGVEVMRWQNLHAGVNRAAQLRTLSRPARAAR from the coding sequence ATGACCGCCGACTCCGACCACGACGCACTCCCGCCAACGGAACAGTCGGCGCCAGAACAGTCGGCGCCAGAACAGTCAGCGCCGGAACAGTCAGTGCCGGATGCCGAATACGCGCCGGTGTGGCGGCTCAGCGCGGCCGCGCCGGCCGCAGTCGCGGTCGCCCTTCTGCTGTGTGCGGGCGGAGTGCTCTTTTCACGGCTAGAACTCGTGCTGCTCGCGCTTCCGTTGCTGATCAGCGCGGCGCTCGCTTGGGAGAAGCGCCCGCCGGGCGCTCACGCCGTGCAGCTGCGCGCCCAGCTATCCGCGCTGCCGGACCGCTCGAGCCTCGGCTACACCATCGCACTGCGGATGCCCGAGCCCGCCGAACAGGTGCAGTTGCGACTGACCGGCCTCGGCGAGCCGATCGGCGACGTACTCATCGGCCGCGTCGGCGCCGCAGCTGTTCACGGCGTAGTTCCGCTAGTGCACTCCGGTCCTCAGGAGTTCTTGCGCATCGAACACCGGTTGATCGGCGCGGACGCGGGCTTCATCAGCAACATCGGCCCAAGCGTCATCGTCAGCAGGGTGATCGAGCCGAAGTACGATCCGGTTTCGAGCTTGCCGGTGCCGCCCGTGCTGCACGGGCTTACCGGCACACACCCATCGCGACGTGCAGGAGACGGCGGCGAGTTCCGCGACATTCACCCATTCGTACCGGGCGACCGGTTACGCAGGATCGACTGGAAGGCGACCGCGCGCCGCGGCAGCGAATCCGGTGAACTGTACGTCCGGCGCACGACGGCGGATGCAGACGCCACGGTGCTGCTGGTTCTCGACAGCAGGGACGACATCGGTGAAAACGTCGACGCGTGGGGAACCACCTCGCCGCTTGCCCAGGGGCTCGGGTCGATGGACATCGCCCGCCAGGCCGCAGCATCGCTCGCCGCCGGCTATATCCGGGTCGGCGATCGGGTCGGCTTCCATGACCTCGCTTCGAGCGCCCGAGCCGTGCAGCATGGCAGCGGCAGCAGACACCTGGCTCGCCTCGTTCGCGCGATCGAGCAGGCCGGTCCGTCGGGCCCCGTGCTGTACCGAGTGCGACCACCGATCGTCGTCACCGGCGCGCTGATCTACGTGCTTTCCACGTTTCTCGACGACGAAGCCGGCCGGATGGCCACGCTGTGGCGCGGTGCAGGACATCGGGTGATCGCCGTCGATGTGCTTCCGGCGGCCAGGCTCAAGCACCTGACCCGTGAGCAGCTCGTGGCTCACCGCATCGTCCTGATGGAGCGTGCCGATCGCGTGCGGGCGCTCGAACGCATCGGCGTCGAGGTGATGCGATGGCAGAATCTGCACGCCGGCGTAAACCGTGCTGCGCAACTGCGCACGCTGAGCAGGCCCGCGAGGGCCGCGCGGTGA
- a CDS encoding AAA family ATPase gives MTPETDNIDETAPMPIAPMPITEIARLSAAVLERVSTVVVGMTDALELALATILAGGHVLFEDVPGLGKTLAARSIASAIGLDFRRLQCTPDLLPSDITGSFVYTPAGGDFVFRPGPIFTGLFLADEINRTAPKTQSALLEAMAEAQVTVEGKSFALPQPFHVIATSNPIEFEGTYALPEAQLDRFMVRLAVGYPAGDGERKILLGRIARRHEVAHVEKVVDAQTLLAMQRGIETVHVDTDIVDYCVNLAAATRSNSSVQVGASPRGSQALMLVARALAVMNGRDFVAPEDVKRVAVPVLAHRLSLTTQAWANGIQATHVIATIVEQVAGPPAVGAAHQEPVAR, from the coding sequence ATGACGCCGGAAACTGACAATATCGATGAGACCGCCCCGATGCCGATCGCCCCGATGCCGATCACCGAAATCGCGCGTTTGAGCGCCGCCGTGCTTGAACGAGTCAGCACGGTGGTCGTCGGCATGACGGATGCGCTCGAATTGGCACTCGCCACCATTCTTGCCGGCGGCCACGTGTTGTTCGAGGACGTCCCCGGCCTCGGCAAAACGCTGGCCGCGCGAAGCATCGCCTCGGCAATCGGCCTGGACTTCCGGCGACTGCAGTGCACTCCGGACCTGTTACCGTCAGACATCACAGGGTCGTTCGTATACACGCCTGCAGGCGGGGATTTCGTCTTCAGACCAGGTCCCATCTTCACAGGGCTGTTCCTCGCAGACGAGATCAACCGCACGGCACCGAAGACCCAATCAGCACTGCTGGAAGCAATGGCAGAAGCGCAGGTCACCGTAGAAGGCAAGAGTTTCGCGTTGCCGCAGCCGTTCCACGTCATCGCCACGTCGAACCCGATCGAGTTCGAAGGCACATACGCGTTGCCAGAAGCACAATTGGACCGCTTCATGGTGCGCTTGGCCGTCGGCTATCCGGCAGGCGACGGTGAGCGGAAGATTCTCCTCGGCCGCATTGCACGGCGGCACGAGGTGGCGCACGTGGAGAAAGTCGTCGATGCGCAGACGTTGCTCGCGATGCAGCGGGGAATCGAGACCGTGCACGTCGACACGGACATCGTCGACTACTGCGTGAATCTTGCGGCGGCGACGCGATCCAACTCATCTGTACAGGTCGGTGCGTCTCCACGCGGCTCTCAGGCGCTGATGCTGGTCGCGCGCGCACTTGCCGTGATGAACGGGCGTGATTTCGTCGCACCGGAAGACGTGAAGCGTGTCGCCGTGCCTGTGCTGGCTCATCGTCTGTCACTGACGACGCAGGCGTGGGCGAACGGCATCCAGGCGACCCACGTAATCGCCACGATCGTCGAGCAGGTCGCCGGCCCACCCGCCGTCGGTGCAGCCCATCAGGAGCCCGTGGCGCGATGA
- a CDS encoding DUF4129 domain-containing protein: protein MKRSGAILIGCILLGAVLVVSVGLQGAAQFTGIRWVPDFSAPHNTNFPTGRQQPTGTITPLPAAPGAARGALDLSIVGWILVGIAALTAIVLVLRWLARRPDRTAQGLPPTSIDSVDDLVAEVVPEAVSAPVIKRGFSRAIASLDEEREPHDAIVKAWLGVQDAAAESGIQRRGAETPTEFTSRILRRVPADSSAVRTLLNAYLRVRFGDHPATEEDVEQVRRALQSLSMSWDAALNARAASVPRPPWERRS from the coding sequence ATGAAACGCTCCGGTGCGATCCTGATCGGCTGCATACTGCTCGGCGCTGTCCTCGTCGTCAGCGTCGGATTGCAAGGTGCGGCCCAGTTCACCGGAATACGCTGGGTGCCCGACTTCAGCGCACCGCACAACACGAACTTTCCCACCGGACGGCAACAGCCCACTGGCACCATAACGCCGTTGCCCGCCGCGCCAGGAGCCGCGCGCGGCGCGCTCGACCTCTCGATCGTCGGCTGGATTCTGGTGGGAATCGCCGCATTGACGGCAATCGTGCTCGTCTTGCGCTGGCTTGCTCGACGGCCGGACAGGACTGCCCAAGGGTTGCCACCGACGTCGATCGACTCCGTTGACGATCTGGTTGCCGAGGTTGTGCCTGAGGCGGTCAGCGCTCCCGTCATCAAGCGTGGCTTCTCTCGTGCGATCGCGAGCCTCGACGAGGAGCGGGAACCGCACGACGCGATCGTGAAGGCCTGGTTGGGCGTGCAAGACGCTGCAGCCGAGTCGGGCATCCAGCGCCGAGGCGCAGAAACGCCCACCGAATTCACATCGCGAATCCTGAGGCGAGTGCCCGCTGACTCTTCAGCGGTCCGGACATTGTTGAACGCCTACTTGCGTGTACGCTTCGGCGACCACCCCGCAACCGAAGAGGATGTCGAACAGGTCCGCCGCGCGTTGCAGTCGCTCTCGATGTCGTGGGATGCCGCGCTGAACGCCCGCGCCGCATCCGTTCCGAGGCCGCCATGGGAGCGCCGTTCATGA
- the uvrB gene encoding excinuclease ABC subunit UvrB yields the protein MEPTRAVHPFEVISEYSPSGDQPQAIAELAARINAGETDVVLLGATGTGKSATTAWLIEQVQRPTLVLSHNKTLAAQLANEFRELMPNNAVEYFVSYYDYYQPEAYVPQTDTFIEKDSSINSEVERLRHSTTNSLLSRRDVVVVSTVSCIYGLGAAEEYLDAMAALQVGQQVGRDRLIRMFVGMQYERNDVDFSRGKFRVRGDTIEIIPVYEEHAIRIELFGDEIEALYALHPLTGEIISRMDAVSVFPATHYAASPETMQRAIGTIKIELEERLTELERAGKLLEAQRLRMRTTFDLEMMEQIGFCSGIENYSRHIDGRAPGEAPHCLLDYFPDDFLVVIDESHVTVPQIGAMYEGDASRKRTLVEHGFRLPSALDNRPLKWNEFKDRVGQTVYLSATPGRYEMGLGAGIVEQIIRPTGLIDPQIIVKPTKGQIDDLLEEIRVREERNERVLVTTLTKKMAEELTGYFAEAGVRVRYLHSDVDTLRRVELLTELRQGVYDVLVGINLLREGLDLPEVSLVAILDADKEGFLRSSTSLIQTIGRAARNVSGQVIMYADVLTDSMKQAIDETTRRRAKQVEYNTENGIDPTPLRKKIADITDVLAREGADTAKMLAGRDSKKRAPTPNLRHVGIAAAGANELEALIADLNDQMLAAAGELKFELAARLRDELGDLKRDLRQMEKAGHA from the coding sequence ATGGAACCAACCCGCGCTGTGCATCCGTTCGAGGTCATCAGCGAGTACTCGCCAAGCGGTGATCAGCCACAAGCGATCGCCGAACTGGCGGCGCGGATCAACGCGGGCGAAACCGACGTCGTTCTGCTCGGCGCCACCGGCACAGGCAAGTCGGCGACAACCGCCTGGCTGATCGAGCAGGTGCAACGACCGACACTCGTACTCTCACACAACAAAACGCTCGCCGCGCAATTGGCCAACGAATTCCGCGAGCTCATGCCGAACAACGCCGTTGAGTACTTCGTGTCGTATTACGACTACTACCAGCCAGAGGCATATGTGCCGCAGACGGACACCTTCATCGAGAAGGACTCGTCAATCAACTCCGAGGTCGAGCGACTGAGGCACTCGACCACGAACTCACTGCTCAGCCGGCGAGACGTCGTCGTGGTTTCGACCGTGTCCTGCATCTACGGCCTCGGCGCCGCCGAAGAGTACCTCGACGCGATGGCGGCGCTGCAGGTCGGCCAGCAGGTTGGGCGCGACCGCTTGATTCGCATGTTCGTCGGTATGCAGTACGAGCGCAACGACGTCGACTTCTCGCGCGGCAAGTTCCGCGTACGAGGTGACACCATCGAGATCATTCCGGTCTACGAGGAGCACGCCATCCGCATCGAACTCTTCGGTGACGAGATCGAAGCACTGTACGCGCTGCACCCGCTGACCGGCGAGATCATTTCACGGATGGATGCGGTGTCGGTCTTTCCGGCAACCCACTATGCGGCGAGCCCGGAAACCATGCAACGCGCGATCGGAACGATCAAGATCGAACTCGAGGAACGCCTCACCGAACTCGAACGCGCCGGAAAGCTGCTCGAGGCGCAACGCCTGCGGATGCGTACGACATTCGACTTGGAGATGATGGAGCAGATCGGGTTCTGCTCCGGCATCGAGAACTACTCAAGACACATCGACGGCCGCGCACCTGGGGAGGCCCCGCACTGCCTGCTCGACTACTTTCCAGATGATTTCCTCGTCGTCATCGACGAATCACACGTGACCGTGCCGCAGATCGGGGCCATGTACGAGGGCGACGCTTCACGCAAGCGCACACTCGTCGAGCATGGCTTCCGATTGCCGAGCGCGCTCGACAACCGCCCGCTGAAGTGGAACGAATTCAAAGACAGAGTCGGTCAGACGGTCTATCTGTCCGCAACGCCCGGCCGTTACGAAATGGGGCTCGGTGCGGGCATCGTCGAGCAGATCATCCGCCCCACGGGTCTGATCGACCCGCAGATCATCGTCAAGCCGACCAAGGGTCAAATCGACGATCTGCTTGAGGAGATCCGCGTGCGCGAAGAACGCAACGAACGCGTTCTGGTGACGACACTGACCAAGAAGATGGCTGAGGAACTCACCGGCTACTTCGCCGAAGCCGGCGTTCGCGTGCGCTATCTGCACTCCGACGTCGACACGTTGCGCCGGGTAGAACTGCTGACAGAATTGCGGCAGGGCGTCTACGACGTGCTGGTCGGCATCAATCTGCTTCGTGAAGGCCTCGACCTGCCCGAAGTGTCCCTGGTTGCGATACTCGACGCGGACAAAGAAGGGTTCTTGCGGTCATCGACATCGCTCATCCAGACAATCGGACGCGCCGCCAGGAACGTCTCCGGCCAGGTCATCATGTACGCGGACGTGCTGACCGATTCGATGAAACAGGCCATCGACGAGACGACCCGCCGTCGCGCCAAGCAGGTCGAGTACAACACTGAAAACGGCATCGACCCGACGCCGCTGCGCAAGAAGATCGCAGACATCACCGATGTGCTGGCCAGAGAAGGGGCGGACACTGCGAAGATGCTCGCCGGGCGTGACAGCAAGAAGAGGGCGCCGACGCCGAATCTGCGTCACGTGGGTATCGCCGCTGCTGGAGCGAACGAGCTCGAAGCGTTGATCGCCGATCTGAACGACCAGATGCTCGCCGCGGCCGGCGAACTGAAATTCGAGTTGGCCGCGCGACTGCGCGACGAGCTGGGCGACCTCAAACGTGACCTTCGGCAAATGGAGAAAGCCGGGCACGCCTGA